One Brassica napus cultivar Da-Ae chromosome A5, Da-Ae, whole genome shotgun sequence DNA window includes the following coding sequences:
- the LOC111215775 gene encoding pentatricopeptide repeat-containing protein At3g09650, chloroplastic, whose amino-acid sequence MNILRPPPASSSSFPPYPNSNTLTAAASFSLTLNPISLCSINPPPFTAAGLPTRRHFFARSASGTANSSAGDLSSFLGSSPEAYSTHNDQELLSLLRSRRTDEAWAKYVQSTHLPGPTCLSRLVSQLSYQSKPESLTRAQSILTRLRNERQLHRLDANSLGLLAMAAAKSGQTLYAVSVIKSMLRSGYLPHVKAWTAAVASLSAAGDDGPEESIKLFTAITRRVKRFGDQSLVAQSRPDTAAFNAVLNACANIGDTEKYSKLFGEMSEWDCEPDVLTYNVMIKLCARVGRKELIVFVVERIIEKGVKVCMTTMHSLVAAYVGFGDLRTAERIVQAMRERRRDLCKVLRECNGEDLKEKEEEEEAEAEDAFEDDEESVYTPRDEVIEEGSEDVFKKLLPNSVNPSDEPPLLPKAFAPDSRIYTTLMKGYMKNGRVADTARMLEAMRRQDDKNSHPDEVTYTTVVSAFVKAGLMDRARQVLAEMARMGVPANRITYNVLLKGYCKQLQIDKAEDLLREMAEDAGIEPDVVSYNIIIDGCILIDDSAGALSFFNEMRTRGIAPTKISYTTLMKAFAMSGQPKLANRVFDEMMRDPRVKVDLIAWNMLVEGYCRLGLIEDAKRVVSRMKENGFHPNVATYGSLANGVSLARKPGEALLLWKEIKERCVVKKREESEGDSSPPMLKPDEGLLDMLADICVRAAFFKKALEIIACMEENGIPPNKTKFKKIYVEMHSRMFTSKHASQARVERRVERKRAAEAFKFWLGLPNSYYGSEWKLGPRED is encoded by the coding sequence ATGAACATTCTCCGACCACCTCCAGCTTCATCGTCGTCGTTTCCTCCATACCCAAACTCCAACACTTTAACCGCCGCAGCTTCTTTCAGTCTCACCCTCAACCCCATATCACTCTGCTCAATCAACCCACCACCATTCACAGCCGCTGGTCTCCCCACACGCCGCCACTTTTTCGCACGGTCCGCTTCCGGCACAGCCAACAGCTCCGCCGGAGACCTCTCATCATTCTTAGGCTCTTCTCCAGAAGCCTACTCAACGCACAACGACCAAGAGCTTCTGTCTCTCCTCCGCAGCAGAAGAACCGACGAAGCTTGGGCTAAGTATGTCCAATCCACTCATCTCCCTGGACCCACTTGTCTTAGCCGTTTAGTTTCGCAATTGTCTTACCAATCCAAGCCCGAGAGCCTCACGCGCGCGCAGTCTATCCTCACGCGCCTCCGCAATGAACGCCAGCTCCACCGCCTGGACGCCAACTCCCTCGGCCTCCTCGCCATGGCTGCAGCGAAGTCCGGCCAAACGCTTTACGCCGTCTCCGTCATCAAGTCAATGCTCCGTTCCGGGTACTTACCACACGTTAAGGCGTGGACAGCTGCAGTAGCTAGCCTCTCTGCTGCTGGAGACGATGGACCTGAAGAGTCTATCAAACTCTTTACAGCTATCACACGAAGAGTTAAACGCTTTGGAGATCAATCTTTGGTCGCTCAGTCTAGGCCTGACACGGCTGCGTTCAACGCTGTGCTTAACGCTTGTGCGAATATTGGTGATACAGAGAAGTACTCGAAGCTGTTCGGTGAGATGTCGGAATGGGATTGTGAGCCTGATGTGTTGACTTATAATGTAATGATTAAGCTGTGTGCGAGAGTTGGTCGGAAGGAGCTGATTGTGTTTGTCGTGGAGAGGATTATTGAGAAGGgagttaaggtttgtatgactACGATGCATTCCTTAGTTGCGGCTTATGTTGGTTTTGGAGATTTGAGAACTGCGGAGAGGATTGTTCAAGCGATGAGGGAGAGAAGGAGAGATCTTTGCAAGGTTTTGAGAGAATGCAATGGAGAGGATttgaaggagaaagaagaggaagaagaagctgaagctgaagatGCGTTTGAGGATGATGAAGAATCAGTTTATACTCCTCGGGATGAAGTAATCGAAGAAGGGTCTGAGGATGTGTTCAAGAAGCTGCTGCCTAACTCGGTTAACCCGAGTGATGAGCCTCCATTGTTGCCTAAAGCCTTTGCTCCTGACTCAAGGATCTACACGACGTTGATGAAAGGATATATGAAGAATGGACGTGTGGCGGACACAGCTAGAATGCTCGAGGCGATGAGACGTCAAGATGATAAAAATAGCCACCCGGATGAAGTTACCTACACAACGGTTGTGTCAGCTTTTGTTAAAGCCGGGTTGATGGATAGAGCAAGACAAGTGCTAGCTGAGATGGCTAGGATGGGTGTACCTGCGAATAGGATTACATACAATGTCCTCCTCAAAGGGTATTGTAAGCAGCTGCAGATAGATAAGGCGGAGGATTTGCTAAGAGAGATGGCTGAAGATGCAGGAATAGAGCCAGACGTTGTGTCCTATAACATCATCATAGATGGATGCATTCTTATAGATGACAGCGCAGGTGCTTTGTCGTTCTTCAACGAAATGAGAACGAGAGGGATTGCACCAACTAAGATTAGTTACACTACTTTGATGAAGGCTTTTGCCATGTCGGGGCAACCAAAGTTGGCGAACAGGGTGTTTGATGAGATGATGAGGGATCCAAGGGTCAAAGTAGATTTGATCGCGTGGAACATGTTGGTTGAAGGGTACTGCAGGCTAGGTTTGATTGAAGATGCGAAGAGAGTAGTTTCGAGAATGAAAGAAAACGGGTTTCACCCAAACGTGGCGACTTACGGGAGCCTAGCCAACGGGGTTTCTCTGGCGAGGAAGCCTGGTGAGGCGCTCTTGCTGTGGAAGGAGATAAAGGAAAGGTGTGtggtgaagaagagagaagaatcTGAAGGAGATTCTTCTCCTCCGATGCTGAAGCCTGATGAAGGGTTGTTAGATATGTTAGCGGATATATGTGTGAGGGCTGCGTTTTTCAAGAAAGCACTGGAGATTATAGCGTGTATGGAGGAGAATGGGATACCTCCGAACAAAACTAAGTTCAAGAAGATCTACGTGGAGATGCACTCTAGGATGTTCACTAGCAAACACGCGTCACAAGCAAGGGTAGAGAGGAGGGTAGAAAGAAAGAGAGCGGCTGAAGCTTTCAAGTTTTGGCTTGGTTTGCCTAATTCTTACTATGGCAGTGAGTGGAAGTTAGGTCCAAGAGAAGACTAG
- the LOC111215776 gene encoding 60S ribosomal protein L4-1-like: MATSAARPLVTIQGLDGDMTTDQSSTIVLPDVMTAPVRPDIVSFVHAQISNNSRQPYAVSKKAGHQTSAESWGTGRAVSRIPRVPGGGTHRAGQAAFGNMCRGGRMFAPTKIWRKWHRRVNVNMKRHAIVSAIAATAVPALVMARGHKIENVPEMPLVVSDSAEGVEKTAAAIKVLKQIGAYDDAEKAKDSIGIRSGVGKMRNRRYICRKGPLVVYGTEGSKIVKAFRNLPGVELCHVERLNLLKLAPGGHLGRFVVWTKSAFEKLEGIYGSFEKPSEKKKGYVLPRAKMVNADLARIINSDEVQSVVKPIKKDAKRAVMKKNPLKNLNVMLKLNPYAKTAKRMSLLAEAQRVKAKKEKLTKKRKTVTKEESLAIKAAGKAWYQTMISDSDYTEFDNFTKWLGASQ, encoded by the exons ATGGCTACCTCCGCCGCACGTCCTCTCGTCACCATCCAAGGCCTAGACGGCGACATGACCACCGACCAATCCTCCACCATCGTCCTCCCCGACGTCATGACAGCCCCCGTCCGTCCCGACATCGTCAGCTTCGTCCACGCTCAAATCTCCAACAACTCCCGCCAGCCCTACGCCGTCTCCAAGAAGGCCGGTCACCAGACCTCCGCCGAGTCGTGGGGAACCGGACGCGCCGTCTCCCGTATCCCCCGTGTCCCCGGAGGAGGTACTCACCGTGCAGGACAAGCTGCCTTCGGAAACATGTGTCGTGGTGGACGTATGTTCGCTCCGACCAAGATCTGGCGCAAATGGCACAGGCGCGTGAACGTCAACATGAAGAGGCACGCTATTGTCTCTGCCATTGCTGCAACTGCTGTTCCTGCTCTTGTGATGGCGCGTGGGCATAAGATCGAGAATGTTCCCGAGATGCCACTCGTGGTGAGTGACTCTGCTGAAGGCGTGGAGAAGACGGCAGCTGCTATCAAGGTGTTGAAGCAGATTGGTGCTTATGATGATGCTGAGAAGGCGAAGGATAGTATTGGGATTAGGTCTGGTGTGGGGAAGATGAGGAACCGTCGTTACATTTGTCGGAAAGGTCCTCTTGTGGTTTACGGTACCGAAGGGTCTAAGATTGTCAAGGCGTTTAGGAACTTGCCTGGTGTTGAGCTTTGCCACGTGGAGAGGCTTAACTTGTTGAAGCTTGCTCCTGGTGGTCATCTCGGGAGGTTTGTGGTTTGGACTAAGAGTGCTTTCGAGAAGCTTGAGGGGATCTATGGATCGTTTGAGAAGCCctcggagaagaagaaagggtaTGTGCTTCCTAGGGCGAAGATGGTGAATGCTGATTTGGCGAGGATTATTAACTCTGATGAGGTGCAGAGTGTGGTGAAGCCGATTAAGAAGGATGCGAAGAGGGCTGTGATGAAGAAGAATCCTTTGAAGAATTTGAATGTGATGCTGAAGTTGAACCCGTATGCTAAGACTGCGAAGAGGATGTCGTTGTTGGCGGAGGCGCAGAGGGTTAAGGCTAAGAAGGAGAAGCTCaccaagaagaggaagactGTCACCAAG GAGGAGTCATTGGCGATCAAGGCCGCAGGGAAGGCGTGGTACCAGACTATGATCTCCGACAGCGACTACACCGAGTTCGATAACTTCACTAAATGGCTCGGTGCTAGCCAGTAA
- the LOC111215777 gene encoding protein REVEILLE 8-like isoform X1, with product MSSSPTRNPTSAEVPPPLSSTSTDAEGSSKKVRKPYTITKSRESWTEEEHDKFLEALQLFDRDWKKIEDFVGSKTVIQIRSHAQKYFLKVQKNGTLAHVPPPRPKRKAAHPYPQKASKNAQMPLQVSTSFTSRNSDMAGGYTSWDDVSMMLNRVISPRQELATLRGAEDNIGSTGLLNVSSPSTSGMGSSSRTLSGSDIIVQQAQQPPVLQAVPDFAEVYNFIGSVFDPEKRGHVEKLKEMDPVNFETVLLLMRNLTVNLSNPDLESARNVLSSDEVKTEIPSVTTGSFVPNSTSDKSDS from the exons ATGAGCTCCTCGCCGACAAGGAATCCGACGTCTGCTGAAGTGCCACCACCGTTATCATCAACATCGACTGATGCGGAGGGTTCGTCGAAGAAGGTGAGGAAACCTTATACCATCACCAAGTCTAGGGAGAGCTGGACAGAGGAAGAGCACGATAAGTTCTTGGAAGCGCTTCAACT GTTTGATCGTGACTGGAAGAAGATAGAAGATTTCGTGGGTTCCAAGACAGTTATTCAG ATAAGGAGTCATGcacaaaaatactttttaaaggTTCAGAAAAACGGGACACTAGCACACGTTCCACCCCCTCGGCCTAAGCGCAAAGCAGCTCACCCTTATCCTCAAAAAGCATCCAAGAACG CTCAAATGCCACTTCAAGTGTCCACTTCATTTACTAGTCGAAATAGCGACATGGCTGGTGGATATACTTCGTGGGACGACGTATCAATGATGCTTAACAGAGTCATTTCACCACGACAGGAACTTGCTACTCTTCGTGGAGCAGAAG ATAATATTGGGTCGACGGGCTTATTAAATGTTAGTAGCCCTTCGACCTCCGGTATGGGAAGCTCAAGCCGAACACTATCAGGTTCTGATATTATAGTACAACAGGCACAACAACCTCCGGTGCTTCAAG CTGTTCCTGATTTTGCTGAAGTTTATAACTTCATTGGGAGTGTGTTTGATCCTGAAAAGAGAGGCCACGTGGAAAAGCTTAAGGAAATGGATCCTGTAAACTTTGAAACT GTTCTATTATTGATGAGAAACCTCACAGTTAACTTATCAAACCCTGATTTGGAATCCGCA AGGAACGTACTCTCATCAGATGAGGTGAAAACCGAGATCCCAAGTGTTACCACTGGTTCCTTTGTACCCAACTCAACAAGCGACAAATCTGATTCTTGA
- the LOC111215777 gene encoding protein REVEILLE 8-like isoform X2 — protein MSSSPTRNPTSAEVPPPLSSTSTDAEGSSKKVRKPYTITKSRESWTEEEHDKFLEALQLFDRDWKKIEDFVGSKTVIQIRSHAQKYFLKVQKNGTLAHVPPPRPKRKAAHPYPQKASKNAQMPLQVSTSFTSRNSDMAGGYTSWDDVSMMLNRVISPRQELATLRGAEDNIGSTGLLNVSSPSTSGMGSSSRTLSGSDIIVQQAQQPPVLQAVPDFAEVYNFIGSVFDPEKRGHVEKLKEMDPVNFETVLLLMRNLTVNLSNPDLESASDCNDACRGTYSHQMR, from the exons ATGAGCTCCTCGCCGACAAGGAATCCGACGTCTGCTGAAGTGCCACCACCGTTATCATCAACATCGACTGATGCGGAGGGTTCGTCGAAGAAGGTGAGGAAACCTTATACCATCACCAAGTCTAGGGAGAGCTGGACAGAGGAAGAGCACGATAAGTTCTTGGAAGCGCTTCAACT GTTTGATCGTGACTGGAAGAAGATAGAAGATTTCGTGGGTTCCAAGACAGTTATTCAG ATAAGGAGTCATGcacaaaaatactttttaaaggTTCAGAAAAACGGGACACTAGCACACGTTCCACCCCCTCGGCCTAAGCGCAAAGCAGCTCACCCTTATCCTCAAAAAGCATCCAAGAACG CTCAAATGCCACTTCAAGTGTCCACTTCATTTACTAGTCGAAATAGCGACATGGCTGGTGGATATACTTCGTGGGACGACGTATCAATGATGCTTAACAGAGTCATTTCACCACGACAGGAACTTGCTACTCTTCGTGGAGCAGAAG ATAATATTGGGTCGACGGGCTTATTAAATGTTAGTAGCCCTTCGACCTCCGGTATGGGAAGCTCAAGCCGAACACTATCAGGTTCTGATATTATAGTACAACAGGCACAACAACCTCCGGTGCTTCAAG CTGTTCCTGATTTTGCTGAAGTTTATAACTTCATTGGGAGTGTGTTTGATCCTGAAAAGAGAGGCCACGTGGAAAAGCTTAAGGAAATGGATCCTGTAAACTTTGAAACT GTTCTATTATTGATGAGAAACCTCACAGTTAACTTATCAAACCCTGATTTGGAATCCGCA TCTGACTGTAATGATGCCTGCAGAGGAACGTACTCTCATCAGATGAGGTGA
- the LOC111215779 gene encoding serine/arginine-rich splicing factor RS2Z33 isoform X2 produces MPRYDDRYSSNDRYGGARLYVGHLSSRTRERDLEHLFSKYGRIRDLDMKRDYAFIEFSDPRDADDARYRLDGRDFDGSRITVEFARGTPRGSRDFSSSRGPPPPGSGRCFNCGLEGHWARDCSAGDWKNKCYRCGDRGHIERNCKNSPKKLRRDASYSRSPVRSRSRSPPRRRRRSPSRSYSRDRSYSRSRSPVRKETDRSPEAARSRSPELMVDNSPPKDRKRSLTPEEGSPMREKNSPKENELSPRGNDGGGIGTNEQDGSPSPREDRNPVEDDDQ; encoded by the exons ATGCCTCGCTACGATGATCGTTACAGCAGCAATGACCGATACGGTGGTGCGCGTCTCTATGTTGGCCACCTCTCCTCTCGAACAAGGGAACGCGATCTTGAACACCTCTTCAGCAAATACGGaag AATTCGAGATTTGGACATGAAGCGAGACTATGCCTTCATT GAGTTCAGCGATCCTAGAGATGCGGATGATGCGAGGTACAGGCTGGACGGAAGAGACTTTGATGGAAGCCGTATCACTGTGGAGTTTGCCAGAGGG ACACCTCGTGGTTCCCGTGACTTTTCCTCGAGCAGAGGCCCTCCTCCCCCAGGGAGTGGTCGTTGCTTCAACTGTGGTCTTGAAGGACACTGGGCTCGTGATTGCTCTGCTGGTGACTGGAAGAACAAATGTTATCGATGTGGAGATAGGGGTCACATTGAGAGGAACTGCAAGAACAGTCCTAAGAAGCTCAG GCGGGACGCAAGTTACTCAAGATCGCCGGTTAGGTCTCGGTCTAGGTCTCCTCCTCGTCGCAGAAGAAGAAGCCCCAGCAGAAGCTATAGCCGTGACCGTAGCTACAG TCGCTCCAGATCACCGGTTAGGAAGGAAACGGATCGTAGCCCTGAAGCTGCAAGGAGCAGAAGCCCTGAACTAATGGTGGACAACTCTCCTCCAAAAGATAGGAAGCGAAGTTTGACTCCTGAAGAAGGCAGTCCAATGCGTGAGAAGAACAGTCCCAAGGAGAATGAATTGAGCCCGAGAGGAAACGATGGTGGAGGTATTGGAACCAATGAGCAAGACGGAAGCCCTAGTCCTAGAGAAGACCGTAACCCTGTGGAGGATGATGACCAGTGA
- the LOC111215779 gene encoding serine/arginine-rich splicing factor RS2Z33 isoform X1: protein MIVTAAMTDTVVRVSMLATSPLEQGNAILNTSSANTEGFLTWRFVVRERVHLGGVLFVVLVACFGGEHGNNLNSGVLFCRCWWSSIIAATPVAFVKSKMMALLFLANHFRRIRDLDMKRDYAFIEFSDPRDADDARYRLDGRDFDGSRITVEFARGTPRGSRDFSSSRGPPPPGSGRCFNCGLEGHWARDCSAGDWKNKCYRCGDRGHIERNCKNSPKKLRRDASYSRSPVRSRSRSPPRRRRRSPSRSYSRDRSYSRSRSPVRKETDRSPEAARSRSPELMVDNSPPKDRKRSLTPEEGSPMREKNSPKENELSPRGNDGGGIGTNEQDGSPSPREDRNPVEDDDQ, encoded by the exons ATGATCGTTACAGCAGCAATGACCGATACGGTGGTGCGCGTCTCTATGTTGGCCACCTCTCCTCTCGAACAAGGGAACGCGATCTTGAACACCTCTTCAGCAAATACGGaag GTTTCTTGACCTGGAGGTTTGTGGTGAGAGAGAGGGTTCACCTTGGTGGTGTTCTGTTTGTTGTATTGGTTGCGTGTTTTGGTGGTGAACATGGCAACAATCTCAATTCTGGTGTTTTGTTCTGCCGTTGTTGGTGGTCAAGTATTATAGCAGCTACACCAGTAGCGTTTGTTAAAAGTAAAATGATGGCCTTACTGTTTCTGGCTAACCATTTCCGCAGAATTCGAGATTTGGACATGAAGCGAGACTATGCCTTCATT GAGTTCAGCGATCCTAGAGATGCGGATGATGCGAGGTACAGGCTGGACGGAAGAGACTTTGATGGAAGCCGTATCACTGTGGAGTTTGCCAGAGGG ACACCTCGTGGTTCCCGTGACTTTTCCTCGAGCAGAGGCCCTCCTCCCCCAGGGAGTGGTCGTTGCTTCAACTGTGGTCTTGAAGGACACTGGGCTCGTGATTGCTCTGCTGGTGACTGGAAGAACAAATGTTATCGATGTGGAGATAGGGGTCACATTGAGAGGAACTGCAAGAACAGTCCTAAGAAGCTCAG GCGGGACGCAAGTTACTCAAGATCGCCGGTTAGGTCTCGGTCTAGGTCTCCTCCTCGTCGCAGAAGAAGAAGCCCCAGCAGAAGCTATAGCCGTGACCGTAGCTACAG TCGCTCCAGATCACCGGTTAGGAAGGAAACGGATCGTAGCCCTGAAGCTGCAAGGAGCAGAAGCCCTGAACTAATGGTGGACAACTCTCCTCCAAAAGATAGGAAGCGAAGTTTGACTCCTGAAGAAGGCAGTCCAATGCGTGAGAAGAACAGTCCCAAGGAGAATGAATTGAGCCCGAGAGGAAACGATGGTGGAGGTATTGGAACCAATGAGCAAGACGGAAGCCCTAGTCCTAGAGAAGACCGTAACCCTGTGGAGGATGATGACCAGTGA
- the LOC106452751 gene encoding 15-cis-phytoene desaturase, chloroplastic/chromoplastic, translating into MPLAISLPTSSPPPHLFPRRHANLRNRRVSLARSSTQENQTETGVIIVGAGLAGLAAATRLASQRIPFLLLEASDGVGGRVRTDIVDGFFLDRGFQIFITAYPEAKKLLDYKALDLQRFYAGAKVFYGGEFHTVADPLRHLWDSVASLTNPIGSVVDKGLIALTRARVLVKSDEEILMASDEVPTIDLLRGIGFSDEILDRFFRPFFGGIFFDRDLETTSKLFDFIFRCLALGENTLPSMGIGEIPNQLAAKLPADCVLMNSRVASLEYPNGSDSGPPVVRLQDGGVLKGELGVVLAVEQPQVDKLLNGIREPVVSRPARSTVCIYFTAEPDQIPVQDPVLFLNGSNTGIINNMFFPTNVARTYAPPGKALVSVSLIGSFEDRSDEDLAAEVIRELSGWFGESLVMSWRHLRTYRIHFAQPNQCPPTDLVKNPRVGSGLYLSGDYMTSATFDGALVSGRRAVEALLREKGLV; encoded by the coding sequence ATGCCACTGGCGATCTCTCTCCCAACCTCATCTCCTCCTCCTCACCTCTTCCCTCGCCGTCATGCAAATCTCCGAAACCGACGCGTCTCCTTAGCTCGATCTTCAACCCAAGAGAATCAGACCGAGACGGGCGTCATCATCGTCGGCGCCGGACTCGCCGGCTTAGCCGCCGCGACTCGCCTCGCCTCCCAACGAATCCCTTTCCTGCTCCTCGAAGCTTCCGACGGCGTCGGCGGTCGCGTCCGCACAGACATCGTCGACGGCTTCTTCCTCGACAGAGGGTTTCAGATTTTCATCACCGCCTATCCCGAAGCCAAGAAGCTTCTCGATTACAAGGCCCTTGATCTGCAGAGATTCTACGCCGGAGCTAAGGTTTTCTACGGCGGGGAGTTTCACACGGTGGCCGATCCTCTCCGTCATTTGTGGGACTCGGTGGCTTCTCTAACGAACCCGATCGGATCCGTTGTTGACAAGGGGCTCATCGCGTTGACGAGAGCTAGAGTTCTGGTTAAATCGGACGAAGAGATATTGATGGCCTCCGACGAAGTTCCGACTATTGATCTCCTCCGGGGCATCGGGTTCTCCGATGAGATACTCGATCGTTTTTTTCGACCGTTCTTCGGCGGGATTTTCTTTGATAGAGACCTCGAAACGACGTCGAAGCTGTTCGATTTTATTTTCAGGTGTCTTGCTCTCGGAGAAAACACGCTTCCCTCCATGGGGATCGGAGAGATCCCTAACCAGCTGGCGGCGAAACTACCAGCTGATTGCGTCTTGATGAACTCTAGAGTCGCTTCGTTGGAGTATCCGAACGGGTCGGATTCGGGTCCGCCTGTAGTGAGACTCCAAGACGGCGGCGTTTTGAAGGGAGAGTTGGGTGTTGTACTCGCCGTCGAGCAACCCCAAGTGGATAAGCTTCTAAACGGTATTAGAGAACCGGTTGTATCTAGACCGGCTCGGAGCACTGTTTGTATTTACTTTACAGCTGAACCGGATCAGATACCGGTGCAAGATCCGGTTCTGTTTCTCAACGGGTCGAATACCGGTATCATCAACAACATGTTTTTTCCGACGAACGTTGCTCGGACGTACGCGCCGCCGGGGAAGGCTCTGGTTTCGGTATCGTTGATCGGTTCGTTTGAGGATAGATCCGATGAGGATTTAGCAGCAGAGGTTATCAGAGAGCTGTCTGGTTGGTTCGGTGAGTCTTTGGTTATGTCATGGAGACATTTGAGAACATACCGGATCCATTTCGCCCAACCGAACCAATGCCCACCCACTGATTTGGTTAAGAATCCCCGGGTTGGGTCAGGTCTTTACTTAAGCGGTGATTACATGACTTCTGCTACATTTGACGGTGCTTTGGTCTCTGGGAGACGAGCTGTGGAAGCTTTGTTACGAGAAAAGGGACTAGTCTGA
- the LOC111215780 gene encoding protein CANDIDATE G-PROTEIN COUPLED RECEPTOR 7-like — protein MTKLPLFVSLLLLSAASFITLTSAETKSLTISDDDRPMILFEKFGFTRSGHVSVSVSSVSVTSPSAAAIPDPSRLGFFLMSEESLLQVLLEIQQNPSFCVLDSPYVLHLFTLHDLSPPPSSSYEHLYPVTSPNEYSLFFVNCVRDTKISMKVRTEMYNLDPNGSKDYLPAGSTRLPELYFLFFIGYLAFLGLWGYVCWVNKRVVHRIHVLMAALLLMKALNLICAAEDKHYVKVTGTPHGWDVLFYIFQFIRVVLLFTVIVLIGTGWSFLKPFLQEKEKNVLMVVVPLQVLANIASIVIGETGPFIKDWVTWNQVFLLVDIVCCCAILFPIVWSIRSLRETSKTDGKAARNLAKLTLFRQFYIVVIGYLYFTRIVVFALKSIAAYKYLWVSNAAEEIASLVFYMVMFYMFRPVEKNEYFVLDDEDEEAAELALKEDDFDL, from the coding sequence ATGACGAAACTACCCCTCTTCgtctccctcctcctcctctccgcCGCCAGTTTCATCACCCTCACATCGGCGGAGACAAAGTCCCTCACAATCTCCGACGACGACAGACCGATGATCCTCTTCGAAAAGTTCGGATTCACTCGATCGGGCCACGTCAGCGTCTCCGTCTCCTCCGTATCGGTAACCTCCCCTTCGGCCGCCGCGATCCCGGATCCGTCGCGGCTGGGGTTCTTCCTCATGTCGGAGGAGTCGCTCCTCCAGGTCCTCCTCGAGATCCAGCAGAACCCTAGCTTCTGCGTGCTCGACTCCCCTTACGTCCTCCACCTCTTCACGCTCCACGATCTATCGCCCCCGCCGAGCTCCAGTTACGAGCACTTGTACCCCGTGACTTCCCCCAACGAGTACTCTCTCTTCTTCGTCAATTGCGTGAGGGATACGAAGATCTCGATGAAGGTTAGAACCGAGATGTATAATTTAGATCCGAACGGGTCGAAGGATTACCTCCCCGCCGGGTCAACCCGATTACCCGAATTGTATTTCTTATTCTTTATCGGATACTTAGCTTTCCTTGGCCTCTGGGGGTATGTTTGTTGGGTTAATAAAAGAGTCGTTCATAGGATCCACGTCCTCATGGCGGCGCTTCTGTTAATGAAGGCTTTGAATCTGATCTGCGCCGCTGAGGATAAACACTACGTGAAGGTCACTGGAACTCCTCACGGATGGGATGTGTTGTTCTATATTTTTCAGTTTATTCGTGTTGTTCTGCTCTTCACGGTGATTGTGTTGATCGGGACTGGGTGGTCTTTCTTGAAGCCGTTCTTgcaggagaaggagaagaacgtGTTGATGGTTGTTGTTCCTCTCCAGGTTCTCGCCAACATTGCTTCGATTGTGATCGGAGAGACGGGGCCTTTTATTAAAGACTGGGTGACGTGGAACCAGGTGTTCTTGCTTGTGGATATAGTGTGCTGTTGTGCTATCTTGTTCCCTATTGTGTGGTCGATACGTTCGCTGAGGGAGACTTCGAAAACCGATGGGAAAGCGGCGAGGAACTTGGCGAAGTTGACTCTGTTTAGACAGTTTTATATTGTGGTGATAGGGTACTTGTATTTTACGAGGATTGTGGTGTTTGCGTTGAAGTCGATCGCGGCGTATAAGTATCTGTGGGTGAGCAATGCGGCTGAGGAGATTGCGAGTTTGGTGTTTTACATGGTGATGTTCTATATGTTCAGGCCGGTTGAGAAGAATGAGTATTTTGTACTAGATGACGAAGATGAGGAAGCCGCGGAGCTGGCTTTGAAGGAGGATGATTTTGATCTCTGA